One genomic segment of Desulfocapsa sulfexigens DSM 10523 includes these proteins:
- a CDS encoding ATP-binding protein, whose product MRISLRLKLTLISLLLLLIPLIGFRFSAMLQSSLLASREDALMFTAKAVATALANRPDIFDRELFHSLDQSRDLYLLRLSSSIRLNGKVDDWQPELDQSDTFGIEHVLATTSPYKPGSLTFRHLVGQRGKYLYALFLVHDDKVRYRHKNSLYPEKADHIQIGIQDPAGELHRYLLTAEEPGWVNGFQMAADPENQIPIANEPRIQGVWTETEDGYIVEMRIPLDMIGKRLAFAVADVDNAETLEIETLIGTANPDQIGELGWLLAPSRDIEALLKRLDRPHSRIRIVDSNRRVRARFGSLETIAPPESDQAREQSSLLNWLHRQLSPVYRLFTEPFTTTFTTAGSQAKQLDIMGIEEGLLGKSSITHYQLDDAQVEVMAAITPLVDGNTIVGAVVVEQTTNSILALKNRMIEESIGLTVMAFVIIGLGLLFFASRISSRIRRLRNQAANAISDDGRIIAEITAVRAKDEIGDLARTLSTMLGQLKEQNEYRENMADNLEHEMRTPLAGIAASLKNMEKELTNPDKQLKEYMGWALRDVQRMESLLTAIRDATSIQDALERDFPEDFDLGAALAIWVEHGWQPGYPDVVFRYNVPEQPLFIYGDPDRLRQMIEKLIDNAVSFHIPETPVVLSLSSDQEGIKLSICNQGPTIAPEMLGQIFNSMVSLRTRKDSSPHLGLGLYIVRTIVEHHHGTIRVENRTEGKGGVCVIVNLPQTPKPAKADHQDDYPLSR is encoded by the coding sequence ATGCGCATTTCCCTTCGCCTGAAACTTACACTTATTTCCCTGCTGCTCCTGCTGATCCCCCTGATCGGATTCAGGTTCAGCGCCATGCTGCAGTCAAGTCTCCTTGCCAGCCGGGAAGATGCCCTGATGTTCACAGCAAAAGCAGTGGCCACTGCTCTTGCCAATCGCCCGGATATCTTTGACCGTGAGCTATTCCACTCCCTCGATCAAAGTCGTGATCTCTATCTTCTCCGTCTTTCAAGCTCCATCCGCCTCAATGGAAAAGTGGATGACTGGCAGCCTGAACTTGATCAGAGTGATACCTTTGGAATTGAGCACGTCCTCGCCACCACTTCGCCCTATAAGCCGGGATCTCTCACCTTTCGACATCTGGTCGGACAACGCGGGAAATACCTCTATGCTCTGTTTCTTGTCCATGATGACAAGGTGAGGTACCGCCACAAAAACTCTCTCTACCCAGAAAAAGCTGATCATATTCAAATAGGAATACAAGATCCTGCAGGAGAACTTCACAGATACCTGCTGACCGCAGAGGAGCCTGGATGGGTCAACGGCTTTCAGATGGCAGCTGATCCGGAGAACCAGATCCCCATAGCGAACGAGCCACGCATTCAGGGTGTGTGGACAGAGACTGAGGATGGCTACATTGTTGAAATGCGCATTCCGCTGGATATGATTGGTAAACGACTGGCCTTTGCCGTGGCAGATGTGGATAATGCCGAGACACTGGAGATAGAAACGCTCATCGGCACAGCAAATCCGGATCAAATCGGTGAACTGGGCTGGCTTCTTGCCCCGTCCCGTGATATCGAAGCCCTGCTAAAACGTCTTGACAGGCCGCATTCACGTATCAGAATTGTCGACAGCAACAGACGGGTTCGGGCCCGCTTTGGTAGCCTAGAAACCATAGCTCCCCCCGAATCTGACCAGGCCAGAGAGCAATCATCTCTGCTTAACTGGCTTCATCGCCAGCTCAGCCCGGTATATCGTCTTTTCACAGAACCCTTCACCACAACCTTCACCACAGCAGGTTCCCAGGCAAAACAACTCGATATTATGGGGATAGAAGAAGGGCTCCTTGGTAAATCGAGCATTACACACTACCAGCTGGATGACGCCCAGGTGGAGGTGATGGCAGCTATCACACCATTAGTAGATGGAAATACAATTGTTGGAGCTGTGGTTGTAGAGCAGACAACCAATTCCATTCTGGCCTTAAAAAATCGCATGATAGAAGAGTCCATCGGACTCACGGTAATGGCCTTTGTCATCATTGGACTTGGCCTGCTGTTTTTTGCCTCACGGATTTCGAGTCGCATCAGGCGACTACGCAATCAGGCGGCCAATGCCATCAGTGACGATGGACGAATTATCGCCGAGATTACCGCAGTGCGTGCAAAAGACGAAATCGGTGATCTTGCACGAACTCTTTCCACCATGCTCGGTCAGCTTAAAGAACAGAACGAATACCGGGAAAACATGGCCGATAACCTCGAACACGAAATGCGCACCCCCCTGGCCGGTATTGCAGCTTCTCTGAAAAATATGGAGAAAGAGCTGACAAATCCCGACAAACAGCTGAAAGAATATATGGGCTGGGCCTTACGTGATGTCCAGCGCATGGAGTCCCTCCTCACTGCAATCCGGGATGCCACCAGCATCCAGGATGCTTTGGAACGTGATTTTCCAGAAGACTTTGACCTTGGGGCTGCCCTGGCGATCTGGGTCGAACATGGTTGGCAACCCGGATACCCCGACGTTGTTTTCAGGTATAATGTACCCGAACAGCCACTTTTTATTTATGGTGACCCGGACAGACTGCGGCAGATGATAGAAAAACTTATCGACAATGCGGTTTCTTTCCATATACCAGAAACACCTGTCGTACTCTCGCTCTCCAGTGATCAGGAAGGCATCAAGCTCAGTATCTGCAATCAGGGCCCGACCATTGCTCCGGAGATGCTGGGTCAGATCTTCAACTCCATGGTTTCCCTCCGTACCCGGAAGGATAGCAGCCCTCACCTCGGCCTCGGCTTATACATTGTCCGTACCATTGTAGAACACCATCATGGAACAATCCGGGTTGAAAATAGAACTGAGGGAAAAGGCGGTGTCTGTGTTATTGTGAACCTGCCCCAAACACCAAAACCCGCAAAAGCAGATCATCAAGATGACTATCCTCTATCAAGATAA
- a CDS encoding polyamine aminopropyltransferase: MIPWELVDSSPVPGGSETLYLYRRDTEFSIRVDGCELMNSRVHGSEDALAECVCARFAKHPSSKVLVGGLGMGFTAAAALQNLGSQAQVVVAELVPAVVAWNRGPLGHLAGYPLTDSRITVQECDVALILQAEQQMYDAVMLDVDNGPDGLTRSDNNWLYGWPGLKATYTALKPAGILAVWSASPDPAFSKRLFQTGFSVKEVTVRARGQKGGSRHMIWLAQK, translated from the coding sequence ATGATCCCCTGGGAATTAGTCGATAGCAGCCCGGTGCCGGGAGGTTCAGAAACGCTTTATCTCTACAGGCGGGATACTGAATTTTCCATACGGGTGGATGGCTGTGAATTGATGAATAGCCGTGTTCACGGTTCGGAGGATGCTTTGGCCGAATGTGTTTGTGCACGATTTGCCAAGCATCCATCGTCAAAGGTTTTGGTCGGCGGATTGGGGATGGGCTTCACGGCGGCGGCAGCATTGCAGAACCTTGGTTCTCAGGCTCAGGTGGTAGTGGCTGAACTGGTGCCTGCGGTGGTTGCATGGAACCGAGGTCCCCTGGGACATCTTGCCGGATATCCTTTGACCGACAGCAGAATAACGGTGCAGGAGTGCGATGTCGCTCTGATTTTACAAGCGGAGCAGCAGATGTATGATGCCGTGATGCTTGATGTGGATAACGGTCCCGATGGTTTGACTCGAAGTGATAACAACTGGCTTTATGGCTGGCCGGGACTTAAGGCGACCTATACTGCCCTGAAGCCTGCCGGGATCCTTGCTGTCTGGTCAGCCAGTCCTGATCCTGCCTTTTCAAAGCGGCTCTTTCAGACAGGATTTTCGGTGAAAGAGGTAACGGTCCGGGCACGAGGACAGAAAGGGGGAAGCCGCCATATGATCTGGCTTGCCCAAAAGTAA
- a CDS encoding ATP-binding protein: MRTFQKPMLFSHIKPIIRQAQTEQVSVALPWLLALRWGAVLCQIVLIFSVWMVMHINIPLLPVAAIILFEVAGNLYLHLRQHRNAPISNQTILVILLMDTILLTGLLHVTGGAMNPFVFLYLIHIVTGAIILREKCSWLITATTLACYSLLFFFPPAFISELSSTNAMAPADLQRIDILTGSFQLHLKGMGGAFVVTSLFVVFFVSKIQRALTENRLKIQSLEKERQRHERLAGLATFAAGAAHELATPLSTVAVISCEMIHTLEQLGDRGELLDDARLIRRQVTECKEILYQMTAGAGGHLGEEIRSFSIQQVVEQILTELREEERKRLRIDTVPEDLNIAMPFRSLCRTIKGLVKNGLEASPPHEKVTLRWFTNAGHLGIEVCDRGTGIEKRLEAQTSNPFFSTKDTGLGLGLFLARSMAEQFGGGLSIEPLPDQGTRVTLTLSLHMARKNCNSRQTAGRTNGKDFTG, from the coding sequence ATGCGTACCTTTCAAAAACCCATGCTCTTTTCCCATATCAAACCCATCATCCGCCAGGCTCAGACAGAACAGGTCAGCGTAGCCCTTCCCTGGCTCCTGGCCCTGCGTTGGGGCGCAGTACTTTGCCAGATTGTTCTCATTTTCTCAGTTTGGATGGTAATGCACATTAATATCCCCCTCCTGCCGGTTGCCGCCATAATCCTCTTTGAGGTGGCCGGCAATCTTTACCTTCACCTCAGGCAGCACCGCAACGCCCCGATTTCCAACCAGACAATTCTGGTCATTCTTCTAATGGATACCATCCTCCTCACCGGACTCCTGCACGTCACCGGCGGTGCCATGAATCCCTTTGTATTTCTCTACCTGATTCATATCGTCACCGGGGCCATCATTCTCAGGGAGAAGTGCTCCTGGCTGATCACCGCGACCACTTTGGCCTGCTACAGCCTGCTCTTCTTCTTCCCGCCGGCTTTTATCTCCGAACTTTCCAGCACCAATGCCATGGCTCCTGCTGATCTGCAGCGGATCGACATCCTCACAGGCTCATTTCAACTCCACCTGAAGGGAATGGGAGGGGCCTTTGTCGTCACCTCTCTGTTCGTGGTCTTTTTTGTCAGTAAAATCCAGAGGGCTCTCACTGAAAACCGCCTCAAGATCCAATCTCTGGAAAAGGAACGGCAACGTCATGAGCGCCTGGCGGGCCTGGCCACCTTTGCCGCCGGAGCTGCCCACGAACTTGCCACCCCTCTCAGCACGGTGGCCGTCATCTCCTGTGAGATGATCCATACCCTGGAACAACTGGGAGACAGAGGCGAACTCCTCGACGATGCCCGTCTGATCAGAAGGCAGGTGACGGAGTGTAAGGAGATCCTCTATCAGATGACAGCTGGTGCCGGCGGGCATTTGGGTGAAGAGATCAGGAGTTTTTCGATCCAGCAGGTGGTGGAGCAGATCCTGACCGAGCTCCGGGAAGAAGAGCGAAAGCGGCTCCGGATAGATACAGTACCGGAAGATTTGAATATCGCCATGCCCTTCCGTTCATTGTGCCGGACGATCAAGGGTCTGGTGAAGAACGGACTCGAGGCCTCGCCCCCCCATGAGAAGGTTACCCTGCGCTGGTTTACCAATGCAGGACATCTGGGTATTGAAGTCTGTGATAGAGGTACTGGAATTGAAAAAAGACTGGAAGCCCAAACCAGTAACCCCTTCTTCAGCACCAAGGATACCGGGCTCGGCCTCGGCCTGTTCCTTGCCAGGAGCATGGCAGAACAGTTCGGCGGCGGCCTTTCCATAGAGCCGCTGCCGGATCAGGGCACCAGGGTTACGTTGACCCTGTCCCTGCATATGGCCAGGAAGAACTGCAACAGCAGGCAGACAGCAGGGAGAACAAATGGAAAAGATTTTACTGGTTGA
- a CDS encoding response regulator transcription factor, protein MEKILLVDDEDFFRERLNQAFIRRGYTTCTARCYDEAMSVIEQEHPAMAVIDLKMSGKSGLSLIKDALAIAPELRIVVLTGYGSIATATEAIRLGAVAYLAKPADLDEILKAFSDDNQQQEYPEEEILPPSLARVEWEHIQRVLADCDNNISCASKMLGIHRRTLQRKLYKYAPK, encoded by the coding sequence ATGGAAAAGATTTTACTGGTTGATGACGAAGACTTCTTCAGGGAACGATTGAATCAAGCATTTATCCGCAGGGGGTACACCACCTGCACTGCCCGCTGTTACGATGAAGCCATGTCCGTCATTGAGCAGGAGCATCCCGCCATGGCCGTCATCGACCTGAAGATGTCGGGAAAAAGCGGCCTGTCCCTGATCAAAGATGCCCTGGCCATAGCCCCGGAACTGCGCATCGTCGTGCTTACCGGGTACGGTTCCATTGCCACGGCCACTGAGGCCATCCGCCTGGGGGCAGTCGCCTATCTGGCCAAACCCGCTGATCTGGACGAAATCCTCAAGGCCTTTTCCGACGACAACCAGCAACAGGAATACCCCGAAGAGGAAATCCTGCCCCCTTCGCTGGCCAGGGTGGAGTGGGAACATATCCAGCGGGTGCTCGCGGACTGCGACAACAATATCAGCTGCGCCTCCAAAATGTTAGGCATCCACAGGAGAACCCTGCAGAGAAAACTTTACAAATACGCCCCGAAATAA
- a CDS encoding pyruvate kinase alpha/beta domain-containing protein encodes MIPACAIASDLQAHAILAATQSGQTARMVARHRPQPAIIATSPEASVRRQMQLLWGVRPLEVSDEESVNKLFDDAIIRAMESDLMKSGDTIVIIAGIPFKISGSTNMLKIHEVGDINLHGQGIGKETVTAEVTVIGDPHSLDGFKVGNILVACYTDNYMLDKLSGAAGIITEQPGLTSHAAIVGREKNIPVITGVKGAIEKLKSGQVVTMNCHHGQIYQAR; translated from the coding sequence ATAATTCCCGCCTGTGCCATTGCCAGTGACTTGCAGGCACATGCCATCCTTGCTGCAACTCAGAGTGGCCAGACCGCCCGGATGGTGGCTCGTCATCGTCCCCAGCCGGCCATAATCGCTACAAGCCCGGAGGCATCAGTGAGGAGGCAGATGCAGTTACTCTGGGGGGTGAGACCTCTGGAAGTTTCCGACGAAGAATCGGTCAATAAGCTTTTTGACGATGCAATCATTCGTGCCATGGAAAGTGATCTGATGAAATCGGGGGATACCATTGTTATTATTGCTGGCATTCCATTTAAAATAAGTGGATCCACCAATATGCTGAAGATCCATGAGGTGGGAGACATTAACCTCCATGGTCAGGGGATTGGCAAGGAAACAGTTACGGCAGAGGTCACTGTAATAGGAGACCCCCACAGCCTTGATGGATTTAAAGTCGGGAATATTCTTGTTGCCTGCTATACCGATAATTATATGCTGGACAAATTAAGTGGCGCAGCTGGAATTATCACCGAACAACCGGGGCTCACATCGCATGCAGCAATTGTTGGCCGGGAAAAAAATATTCCTGTTATTACAGGGGTAAAGGGTGCCATTGAGAAACTGAAAAGTGGCCAGGTAGTAACTATGAACTGCCATCATGGCCAGATTTACCAGGCAAGGTAG
- the pyk gene encoding pyruvate kinase has protein sequence MRKTKIIATLGPASNTVEQIHELILAGVDVFRVNLSHGDHESQAAFIAAIKTARARAGCETAILLDTRGPEIRTSDIDEGFITLQQGQTFFLTIDTVAATSERIGVNYQGLCDDVNIGDTVLLDDGKLALRVLSLHGNDIRTEVVVGGRLGEHKRVSLPGVKVNLPPLMDKDVSDIQFGAEMEVDFIAASFIRKGEDVLEVRRVIEEVGGRQQIISKIENQEALDNLEEILDLSDGLMVARGDLGVELPPEKVPVIQKKIIQMANRHGKPVITATQMLESMIGSPRPTRAEASDVTNAIFDGTDAVMLSGETAVGGYPLEAVRFLVKNAEISESALPYDELLSAGARYSTQTVSNAICYAACAIASDLQAHAILAATQSGQTARMVARHRPQPAIIATSPEASVRRQMQLLWGVRPLEVSDEESVNKLFDDAIIRAMESDLMKSGDTIVIIAGIPFKISGSTNMLKIHEVGDINLHGQGIGKETVTAEVTVIEDTHSLDGFKVGNILVACYTDNYMLDKLSGAAGIITEQPGLTSHAAIVGREKNIPVITGVKGAIEKLKSGQVVTMNCHHGQIYQTR, from the coding sequence ATGAGAAAAACAAAAATTATAGCAACGCTGGGGCCTGCTAGTAATACTGTGGAGCAGATTCATGAGCTGATCCTGGCCGGGGTGGACGTTTTTCGTGTCAATCTTTCTCACGGAGACCACGAGTCTCAGGCAGCCTTCATTGCTGCAATCAAGACAGCTAGAGCCAGGGCTGGGTGTGAAACCGCTATTCTTCTCGATACCCGGGGGCCTGAAATTCGAACCAGTGATATTGATGAAGGTTTTATTACGCTTCAGCAGGGACAGACATTCTTTTTGACAATCGATACAGTTGCGGCAACGTCTGAGCGGATTGGCGTGAATTATCAGGGCCTTTGCGATGATGTGAACATTGGCGACACCGTTCTTCTCGATGATGGTAAGCTGGCGTTGCGTGTTTTAAGTCTCCATGGAAATGATATCCGCACCGAGGTTGTCGTTGGTGGTCGTCTGGGAGAGCATAAGCGTGTCAGTCTGCCCGGGGTCAAGGTCAATTTACCTCCATTGATGGATAAGGATGTTTCGGATATTCAGTTTGGGGCTGAGATGGAGGTGGACTTTATCGCAGCCTCCTTTATCCGTAAGGGGGAAGATGTTCTGGAAGTCCGCCGTGTTATAGAAGAAGTTGGAGGCAGGCAGCAGATTATTTCCAAGATTGAAAATCAGGAGGCACTCGACAATCTCGAAGAAATTCTTGATTTGTCTGATGGGCTGATGGTGGCCCGTGGTGATCTCGGAGTGGAACTACCACCGGAGAAGGTCCCGGTTATTCAGAAGAAAATTATCCAGATGGCTAATCGTCATGGCAAACCGGTTATCACCGCAACCCAGATGCTGGAATCGATGATTGGCAGTCCCAGGCCCACCAGGGCAGAGGCCAGTGATGTGACCAATGCTATTTTTGACGGGACCGATGCAGTGATGTTGTCTGGGGAAACAGCGGTTGGAGGATATCCTCTGGAGGCTGTTCGTTTCCTGGTTAAAAATGCAGAAATTTCTGAATCTGCCCTTCCCTACGATGAGCTGCTCAGTGCAGGTGCCAGGTATTCGACCCAAACCGTGTCTAATGCTATCTGCTATGCCGCCTGTGCCATTGCCAGTGACTTGCAGGCACATGCCATCCTTGCTGCAACTCAGAGTGGCCAGACCGCCCGGATGGTGGCCCGTCATCGTCCCCAGCCGGCCATTATCGCTACAAGCCCGGAGGCATCAGTGAGGAGGCAGATGCAGTTACTCTGGGGGGTGAGACCTCTGGAAGTTTCCGACGAAGAATCGGTCAATAAACTTTTTGACGATGCAATCATTCGTGCCATGGAAAGTGATCTGATGAAATCGGGGGATACCATTGTTATTATTGCTGGCATTCCATTTAAAATAAGTGGATCCACCAATATGCTGAAGATCCATGAGGTGGGAGACATTAACCTCCATGGTCAGGGGATTGGCAAGGAAACAGTTACGGCAGAGGTTACTGTAATAGAAGACACCCACAGTCTTGATGGATTTAAAGTCGGGAATATTCTTGTTGCCTGCTATACCGATAATTATATGCTGGACAAATTAAGTGGCGCAGCTGGAATTATCACCGAACAACCGGGGCTCACATCGCATGCAGCAATTGTTGGCCGGGAAAAAAATATTCCTGTTATTACAGGGGTAAAGGGTGCCATTGAGAAACTGAAAAGTGGCCAGGTAGTAACTATGAACTGCCATCATGGCCAGATTTACCAGACAAGGTAG
- a CDS encoding class I SAM-dependent methyltransferase, giving the protein MTILYQDNRWLVINKPSGISTHRAHPGDLGIVEWLDLHHKLKVYTCSRLDKGTSGVLLFALAPDGVAEAQSVHEDERSRKTYYFIAEKTSQSSWFCDAPLDGKPCSTHFSTVREGVTSALYKAVINRGRTHQIRRHAASSGIPLLGDPEYKGADFARLSLHCAMVEWPGISQTLHAPLPQWFEFWLDSKPQEAGYLALVEQRYPFLSSVTDCCRLLHRGEYSKDIAIDKYGDWLCATGYRETVPARQVLQAHKDLLTTLCEICNCKGGVIKTNLRDPHKNRLFADIAAWGDPIPDSFLVREHDLHFKVQLNDRQHTGLFLDQRDSRSRIAEIAKGKRVVNLFAFTCSFSVYALAAEAEVVFSVDLAAGCLKQGQENVAINQLAEAGNAKFIKEDTRKWLSRQLRNKQNNPRQFTPFDLVICDPPVFASGGRGKSFHVEKEWPGLADGVSNILANDGIALFANNHQGGAEPFYYDTLRKVFSEVTRLNPPLDFPQVGTRTSHVNIYWCQK; this is encoded by the coding sequence ATGACTATCCTCTATCAAGATAACAGATGGCTTGTAATTAACAAACCCTCCGGCATATCCACCCACAGGGCTCACCCCGGTGACCTTGGTATTGTGGAATGGCTGGACCTGCACCACAAACTGAAGGTGTATACCTGTTCACGGCTTGATAAGGGGACCAGCGGAGTGCTTCTCTTTGCTCTGGCTCCAGATGGTGTTGCCGAAGCGCAGAGTGTTCACGAGGACGAACGATCACGTAAAACCTATTACTTCATAGCCGAAAAAACATCCCAGAGTTCCTGGTTCTGTGATGCCCCCCTCGACGGCAAGCCCTGCAGCACCCACTTCAGTACAGTCAGAGAAGGTGTCACCAGCGCTCTTTACAAAGCGGTTATCAATCGCGGCCGTACCCACCAGATCAGACGTCACGCGGCGTCATCGGGGATTCCCCTTCTTGGTGATCCCGAGTACAAGGGAGCAGACTTCGCCAGATTATCTCTCCACTGCGCGATGGTGGAATGGCCGGGAATTTCCCAGACACTGCACGCCCCCCTGCCACAGTGGTTTGAGTTCTGGCTGGATAGCAAACCACAGGAAGCAGGGTACCTCGCACTGGTCGAACAGCGCTATCCCTTCCTCTCTTCTGTTACCGATTGCTGCCGACTCCTGCATCGTGGTGAATATTCCAAAGATATCGCCATTGATAAGTACGGTGACTGGCTCTGCGCAACTGGCTACAGGGAAACGGTTCCGGCACGGCAGGTTCTGCAGGCACACAAAGATCTGCTCACCACTCTCTGTGAAATCTGTAACTGCAAGGGCGGGGTGATAAAAACCAATCTGCGAGACCCCCATAAAAACAGACTTTTTGCGGATATTGCCGCCTGGGGAGACCCCATTCCCGACTCTTTTCTGGTACGCGAACACGATCTTCACTTCAAGGTACAGTTAAACGACAGACAACACACAGGACTTTTCCTCGACCAGCGGGATTCCAGGAGCCGGATTGCAGAAATTGCCAAAGGAAAGCGAGTAGTAAATCTGTTTGCCTTCACCTGTTCCTTCTCTGTCTATGCACTTGCCGCAGAGGCAGAAGTAGTATTTTCGGTGGATCTTGCCGCAGGATGTCTCAAACAGGGGCAGGAGAATGTTGCCATTAATCAACTGGCAGAAGCAGGAAATGCCAAATTCATAAAAGAAGACACCCGTAAATGGCTGTCCCGGCAGCTTCGTAACAAGCAAAATAATCCTCGCCAGTTTACTCCCTTTGATCTTGTAATCTGTGATCCTCCAGTATTTGCTTCCGGAGGCAGGGGAAAAAGCTTTCATGTGGAAAAAGAATGGCCTGGACTCGCAGATGGAGTAAGTAACATTCTCGCAAATGATGGCATAGCACTCTTTGCCAACAATCACCAGGGAGGTGCGGAACCCTTTTATTACGACACTCTACGCAAGGTTTTCAGTGAAGTCACCCGGTTAAATCCACCTTTGGATTTTCCACAGGTGGGGACGCGGACTTCTCATGTTAATATCTACTGGTGTCAAAAATAA
- a CDS encoding C-GCAxxG-C-C family protein, protein MEHQNKPCQSLTRRQMMIGTAGALAAGTALAQFGGLLKSAHAAGGSTEKWPWPYEKLDPVKTAELAYKEWYRVFCGAAVINSVFNQLQEKFGEPYTSFPDDAFVFLEGGMVGWGMTCGSNAGAAIVANAIIGPRIAGGNEGHQITEDIFEWYSDAAMPVFTPKTPKITTELVKTTADSPLCHVSVGKWMKASGFHIGSPERKDRCARVAASVAYHLVELLNDWHDKKYQPTATHKPVKEFGITAQMNCMDCHSDDVPTPPMAKK, encoded by the coding sequence ATGGAACATCAGAACAAACCCTGTCAAAGCCTGACCCGCCGTCAGATGATGATCGGAACCGCGGGAGCACTTGCCGCAGGAACTGCCCTTGCACAGTTTGGGGGATTACTGAAATCCGCACACGCCGCAGGTGGATCGACTGAAAAATGGCCATGGCCCTACGAGAAACTCGATCCTGTCAAAACTGCGGAACTGGCCTATAAAGAATGGTATCGGGTTTTCTGCGGTGCGGCAGTAATCAACAGCGTTTTCAATCAATTGCAAGAAAAATTCGGAGAACCGTACACCTCTTTTCCCGATGATGCCTTTGTCTTTCTTGAGGGTGGTATGGTGGGCTGGGGCATGACATGTGGCTCCAATGCCGGTGCGGCCATTGTTGCTAATGCGATCATAGGACCTAGAATCGCCGGAGGTAACGAAGGACACCAGATTACCGAGGATATCTTCGAATGGTATTCCGATGCCGCCATGCCGGTTTTTACGCCGAAAACCCCGAAAATCACCACTGAGCTGGTCAAGACCACCGCCGACTCCCCTCTGTGTCACGTCTCTGTCGGCAAATGGATGAAGGCTTCCGGGTTTCACATCGGCAGCCCAGAGCGTAAAGACAGGTGTGCTCGGGTTGCAGCCAGTGTTGCCTACCATCTTGTGGAGCTGCTCAACGATTGGCATGACAAAAAATACCAACCGACAGCCACCCATAAGCCAGTTAAGGAGTTTGGCATCACCGCTCAGATGAACTGCATGGACTGTCACAGCGACGATGTGCCCACACCACCCATGGCCAAGAAATAA